CACCCTGAAGTGTGAGACAAGTGCACTAAAGCGCTAGCCGAGGAGACCGAGGAGACAATGTCCTCAGGTTGTGGGAAAAACCTTAAGTCCTGGGGGAAAGTCGTACAGGCCCTGCGGAAGGCCATACAAGAACAGGAAACCTGGAGGGCAGTGAGGGCTTGTTTTTTGGCCACCCCTCAACTGGGAGTCAGGGCAGCCACGCAGACCCCACACCCCCCAGATGGTGACGATTCTGCTGAGCCCAAAGATCTGCGAGAGGGCGACATGCCCACTCAGTCCCCAAACCCCGACCCGCTCACGGAGGGGCAGGAGCGAGCTAAATCCTTTTGGGGTGGGTTAGTCGAGGAAgccaggggtgctgctgggaaACCAGGGTCTGACAAAGTCCGGGCGAGATCACCACCATATGCGCCCCAAGATGGCGCCGAACGAGAAGGTGAAGGGCGGGGCGAGGACGCCTCTGGCGGGAACAGGGAGGAAGTGCTCGATTTAACTAACGCGCGCAaatgggagggagaggagaaagagaaagagaaaagttgtGGGGGCGACTGGAAGGGAGGTAGAAGCGCGAACGAGGGGCAGAGAGCCAATCAGAACGTCCATCTGAAAAAATGCCTTTGTAGGGCGAACACCTCGCCGGGCAGAAGGTGGGGCGAGCCAAGAGGGAGTGAATGGCCCGCCCGCAAGGGCGGTGGGCGGGCCTGAAAGTCCACAAAAAGATACTGGAACCCTGAAGTAACTAGTCAGTCGAGTTCCGGCTCCGGATCAGATACTGATCCAAAtttggagaaggaggaggaaatggggACATATAgagtcaaaagcaaaaatatcccATCCGAAATAAAGCAGAACCGCGAGGGGGAGAAACTCCTCTCATGGACTGGAGGAAAATTAGGATTGCATGCGCTGACTGGGCCCCATCAGCCACGCTAGCGTTCCCGGTCCGGGTGACGGACAGGGGGCAGAGGGTCCACTTGCCAATAAACCCTAAGGATATACAAGCGATTGTTAAAGGCATCGCAGATAAAGGGCTTAATTCTGCTATGGTCTCCACCCTCATAGATGGTGTTTTCGGGGGAGATGACATGCTCCCATTTGATATAAAACAAGCTTGTAGACTGATCTTTGACGGGGCAGGGATGATCGTTTTTAAACAAGAATGGGAGGACAACTGTATGAGACAACTGGCCCAAGTAGTTGGGGCGGATCACCCACTACATGGCTCTAGCCTGCAGCGGCTAATGGGTACGGACCCAACAATGATCACCCCTCAGGTGCAAGCCCAGGGCCTGTGGGCCCATGAAGTTATGGCAACTACCCGTGCGGCCAGAGAAGCTATTCGTACAGCCTCTAGAGTTATTGCCAAACCGTCGCCATGgtcaacaataaaacaaagtgaaagtGAGAGCTTTACGCAATTTGTAGATCATCTCCAGGCAGCAGTCGACTCTTTGTCACTGCCCGAGGAGGCAAAAGGTCCAGTCATAGCAGAATGCCTACGCCAACAGTGTAATTCGGCGACCAAAAAATCCTGCGATCACTGCCGGCGGGGTCTAGCATCGCAGACATGATTAAACATGTCGCGAAAGAAGAGCACCTAGCCCCAATCCAGGTAGCTGTTTGCACTGCGATAGCTAACATGATGACATGTTTTAACTGTGGCCAGGAAGGCCACGTCACGGCAAATTGCCCTCAGTTGGGGGGTCTGCCAACAGCGCTCTCCCCACGCCAAAACCGACCCAAAGGACCATGTTGGGCCTGTGGAAAGAAAGGGCACTTTGCCAAGGAATGCAGATCTGAAAACCAGGGAAacaggaaggggagagggcaATTGGGCCGCACACAGCCCTCTCCCGCTTGGGACATGAGGCGGCCCAATTATGCCAACCCCGGATGGGGCACGGTGCTCCCAAATTCGGTGCCCCCGAACCCACTGCCTCTTCAAGAGGCGACCAACTTTATGGCTCAACCGACAGCCCAGGTGGACCAGTCCTTCTCTCAGGGACAGCAAGGACCACCCTTTGGGGGCAAGACCCCAGGGTGGCCCTGGCAGTAAGGTGTGATAACCCGCCAGTGGTGTGGGGGATCTGTTCCCTTTATAATACCTTAAATGACACCACCATTAGTGTCCCCTTTTTGATCGATA
Above is a genomic segment from Oxyura jamaicensis isolate SHBP4307 breed ruddy duck unplaced genomic scaffold, BPBGC_Ojam_1.0 oxyUn_random_OJ68363, whole genome shotgun sequence containing:
- the LOC118159175 gene encoding uncharacterized protein LOC118159175 codes for the protein MDWRKIRIACADWAPSATLAFPVRVTDRGQRVHLPINPKDIQAIVKGIADKGLNSAMVSTLIDGVFGGDDMLPFDIKQACRLIFDGAGMIVFKQEWEDNCMRQLAQVVGADHPLHGSSLQRLMGTDPTMITPQVQAQGLWAHEVMATTRAAREAPNSQRPSLCFQWKVLPQGMINSPTICQITVDRALAPVWRSDPTATQNKTNEN